A region of the Bacillus sp. NP247 genome:
AAAATTTGAAGGTACACCGCTATGTAGCGGAACATCAATGGGTATTCATGAGTCACAATCATTATTCTTTGAGAACTTTATCGGTCGTAACAAATCATTCTGGAAGAAAAATTATGATTTATTAAAAGAGTATAGCGACGGTCAATTTGATAATATATCAATTGATGAGTTTTATGATGCAATTAATGAATCGAAGCCATCGTTCATTCGTATAGAAGCCGATGAACTTACATATCCGCTTCATGTTATGGTTCGTTATGAGCTGGAGAAAGAATTATTTGATGGCACACTACAAGTAAAGGACTTACCAGCGGCATGGAATGATAAGATGGAAACCTATTTAGGTATTCGTCCAGAGAATGATGCACAAGGTGTATTACAAGACGTTCACTGGGCTGGTGGTTCATTTGGATATTTCCCATCTTATGCGCTTGGTTATATGTATGCAGCGCAATTTAAACATAGGATGCTAAAGGATATTCCAAACTTTGATGCATTGTTAGAAGAAGGAAACGTGACATCAATTCGTGAATGGTTAACAGAGAATATTCACCAATATGGCAAAACAAAAAAACCACTTGAAATTTTAAAAGATGTGACAGGTGAAGGTTTAAATGCAAACTACTTAGCTGATTATTTAGAAGCTAAATATAAAGAGATTTATGAGTTATAAAACAGGAGCTGCTTAATTGCAGCTCTTTTTTATGAGGGAGTGAGAGAAATGGACTATATGTTTACAGTAATGTCGCAAGCGGAAGCAGAAGAAATTGCATACAACTGGCATTATGAAGGGGAGTATTCTTTTTATGATATAGAGGCAGATCAAGAAGATTTAGTGGAGTTTTTAGATGCTCATATGAGAGGAAATACTACATTTGTCGTGAAAGAAAATGATATTATAATTGGCTTCTTTAGTTTTTGTAAAATAAATAATCAAACGGTTGATATAGGACTTGGAATGAGACCTGATATAACGGGCAATGGATTAGGTTTACAGTTCGTAAAAGCTGGATTAGATTTTAGTAAAGAAAAATACGGCTGCAATCATATAACATTATCAGTAGCCACATTTAATGAGAGAGCAATTAAAGTATATAAGAAAGTGGGATTCGAAGCGATTGGGACGTTTGCTCAAAAAACAAATGGCGATAGTTTTGAATTTTTGAAAATGAATTATATATGTAAAAATGATTAAGAAACAGAAGGGGGCTTCTGTTTTTTTATTTTGATGTAGAAATAAATGATTTTTGTTTTTGTACTTGTTGTAATTAGAAGTTTTGAAATTTTGGAAGAGGATGTGTATGATTGAAGTTTAGTAGCAAATAGCAAGTTAAGTAAGGAGAGGTAGTATGATTACAATTAAAACGAAAAATGAAATAGATTTGATGCATGAATCTGGGAAGTTACTAGCTTCTTGTCATAGAGAAATTGCAAAAATGATGAAGCCAGGTATCACTACACAAGAAATTGATACGTTTGTTGAAGCATATTTAGAAAAGCATGGTGCCAGGTCCGAACAGAAAGGGTATAACGATTATCCATACGCAATATGTGCATCTGTGAACAATGAAATGTGTCATGGGTTTCCAACAGATGTTCCTTTAAGTGAAGGAGATATTGTGACAATTGACATGGTAGTAAACTTAAATGGTGCGCTCTCGGATTCTGCATGGACGTATATAGTTGGAGATATTTCTGATGAAGCAAAAAGGTTATTGTTAGTAGCAGAGAGTGCTTTATATAAAGGAATTGAGCAAGCGATAAGTGGTAACCATGTTGGAGATATTGGATACGCAATTGAAAGTTATGTAGCTTCTGAAGGGTTTTCTGTTGCAAGAGACTTTACTGGACATGGAATTGGTAAAGAAATTCATGAGGAACCAGCAATTTTTCATTTTGGTAAGCCAAGGCAAGGGCCAGAATTACAAGAAGGAATGGTAATTACAATTGAACCTATTGTAAATGCCGGTATGCGATATTCTAAAGTAGATTTAAACGGATGGACTGCACGGACGATGGATGGAAAATTATCTGCACAATATGAGCATACAATTGCGATTACGAAGGATGGTCCTATCATATTAACGACGTTGTAATATGATAGGTAAGAGTTTGTAAAAATCGAACGAAAACGGTGTTTTCATAAAGTTTGTACGTATTTTTACGATAAATGCTTTTCAAAGTGAAAAAAGTGCGTTATAATCCTTCTATAAATAAATAAGTTAGCTACACTCATATAATCGCGGGGATATGGCCTGCAAGTTTCTACCGAAGTACCGTAAATACTTTGACTATGAGTGAGGACGAATATATTTGCTTGTTTAGCATTCTTTTTTGCGAAACTCCAAAAGCACGTCTCTCACTTGTAACGAGTGGTGGCGGCTTTTGGAGTTTTTTATTTGCATAAGAGGAGGAACTAACATGAAAGTATTACAAGAAAAGATTTTGAACGAAGGAAAGGTTTTATCTGGTGATGTATTAAAGGTAGATGCATTTTTAAATCATCAAATTGATCCAGTACTTATGCAAGAAATCGGAAAAGAATTTGCTAAGCGTTTTAAAGAAGAGAACATTACAAAAATCGTAACGATTGAATCTTCAGGCATTGCACCAGCGGTTATGGCTGCTTTAGAGCTTGGTGTAAAAGTAGTTTTTGCAAGAAAGCGTAAATCGTTAACGTTACAAGATAATATGTATGTTGCGAAAGTATACTCATTTACAAAACAAGAAACGAACGAGATTTCATTATCTCGAAATCATATCGATGAAAATGATCATGTACTAATTATTGATGACTTTTTAGCAAATGGTCAGGCTGCTTTAGGTTTAATGAGCTTAGTAGAGCAAGCCGGGGCAAGTATTGCGGGAATTGGCATTGTTATTGAAAAAGCATTTCAAGATGGAGGAAAGAAGCTGCGTGAACAGGGTGTTCGTGTTGAATCACTAGCAGAAATTGCATCACTTGATAACGGCACAGTTACATTTGTACAGCAAGAAACTGCGGAGGTGAAATAAGCGATGAAGCAACATCCATTTAAAATCGCATCGCTAGGTATGCAGCATATGCTTGCTATGTATGCGGGTGCAATTATCGTTCCACTTATTGTGGGCGGCGGACTTGGCTTAAATCAAAAAGAGTTAACATATTTAGTCTCAATTGATTTATTAATGTGCGGCGTTGCAACAATTTTACAAGCATTATCAAATCGCTTTTTCGGTATTGGACTTCCAGTTGTACTAGGTTGTACATTTACAGCGGTTGGGCCGATGATTGCAATTGGGAAACAATACGGCGTGTCTTCTATTTATGGAGCAATTATTGCTGCCGGTTTGTTTGTTGTTATTTTTGCGAAATTATTTGGAAAGCTTGTAAAATTATTTCCCCCTGTCGTAACAGGGTCTGTTGTTACCGTAATTGGAGTTACACTTGTTCCAGCAGCGATTAATGATATGGCTGGCGGAGTAGGAAGCAAAGATTTCGGAAGTCTTGAAAACTTAGCGTTAGCATTTGGAGTATTATTATTTATCATCATTATGTATCGTTTTTTTGATGGTTTTATACGTTCTATTTCTATTTTATTAGGTCTTTTGTTCGGTACAATCGTTGCAGCATTTATGGGAAAAGTAAGCTTGCAAGCGGTTGGAGAGGCAGATTGGTTCCATGGTATTCAGCCGTTTTACTTCGGTACACCAACATTTGAATTAACGCCAATTATTACGATGATTCTCGTTGCTTGCGTAGGGATTGTGGAAGCAACAGGTGTATATTTTGCATTATCTGATATTTGTAATAAAAAGATCGGTGAAAAAGAATTAACAAAAGGTTATCGCGCAGAAGGATTAGCGATGGTGTTAGGTGGTATTTTTAACGCATTTCCATATACAACTTACTCTCAAAACGTAGGACTTGTTCAATTAACAGGAGTAAGAAATCGCGTTATTATTTATACTTGTGGCGGTATGTTAATTGTTCTTGGGTTCATTCCAAAAATCGCAGCTATTACAACAATCATTCCGAAATCAGTACTTGGTGGTGCGATGTTAGCGATGTTCGGCATGGTTATGGCATATGGCATTAAAATGTTAAGTAGCGTTGATTTTGGAAAGCAAGAAAACTTATTAATTGTTGCATGCTCTGTCGGAATCGGACTTGGTGTTACAGTTGTTCCAACGTTATTCTCGCAGCTTCCTGAAAACATTCGAATTTTAACAGATAACGGGATTGTACTTGGAAGTGCATCAGCAGTGCTTTTAAATATTGTGTTTAATATGGTGCCGCATCGCAAAGTAAAAGTAAAAGAAGAACCAGTCTCTATGCAAAGTGCAGTAAGAGAAGCGTAAAAAGCAAGGTCTCATTAAGAGACCTTGCTTTTCTTTTTAAGTGGCATCATTTTACCGTACGTACCAAGGCGCCAAATGTATTCAAGTGGCCCGTATTGATAACGAGAAAGCCACCAGCGGCTAATGAAGATTTGTAGCGTGTAGAAACCGATGCAAAATAATGGCCCGACCCATAATGGAGCAGGATAATAATTTTTGAAAAATAGACCGAATACAAGTAATGTAATAATTGTATGTGAGATGTAATTTGTTAACGCCATTCGTCCAACGTATTGGAATGGACGTAATAATGCTTGCCATTTTTCTTTTTGTAATAAGCGCATCAGCGTGAAAATGTAGAAGATGAATAATGTTTTCCCGCTAAACATTGTAAAGGCCTGCATATAAAATGGTTCATAAGATGGTTTTGATAAGAAGTAACGGACCATGAAGAACCACATTGGTAATGTCAAAATGAACATAATGATTTGCCATTTTTTAAGCTTTGGATCTAACTCTTTCGTGCGGCGGAAAATATCTTTTTTGCCGGCGTATAAACCAAGTAAAAATAGTCCAACTGTTTCTGGGAGCATGAATACATTTAGTCCAATTCCTTCAGAATAAAATGCATGGAAACGATTTTGTATTTGTGACACCCAGTCTTCAAGTGGCATGATCGGTAAGGAAAACCCTAACTCTGCCTTTGGTACTAATGCAACCACTATACTAGCGATTAGCATGAAAAATTGAAAAATACTTAGTAAAACTAATGCCCAAATCAAAATAGCACGAGGCTCTCTCTTATAAAATAAGAATAAGAAAAATCCAGCAATTGCATAACTATGTAAGATGTCTCCGTCCCATAAAAGAACGTAATGCAAGAAACCAAATAATAATAAAATGAGCAAGCGGCGAACAAATAAAGTTTTCGGACGATCTGTTTTCGCCTCAGCACGATTCATAAAAATATAAAAACCTAATCCGAATAAAAACGAAAAAATTGTATAAAATTTAGTTTGAATAAACATATCGTAAAATAGGCGGATGTAGCTGTCTATCCCTTCGTAAATTCCTGAAATGTCACGTGAGTCAACCCCGGCGATAACGGGCCAGTTAACAAGAAAAATGCCAAGTACAGCTATTCCTCTAATAATATCGATGGAGTGTATCCTCTCGCCTTGCGTGAGATTTTGTGTCATTATTTTCCTCCTTGTTAAGTAATTCCCTTTTATTATACAAAATGTAAAGGGAAGGGTATATAGGTTATTTCCAATTTTTAAAACTGTTAAGATGTGTGTTATGAGATATAATAAGAGTGCACAGCAAGTTTTAAACTTCTTTAAAACAGGCAGTAAAGCTCCTTTTCCCGAAGGAGCTTTCTTTTTTATAAAATTGTTGATAATGATTCTCTTTAATGATAAAATATATTTAAAAGTGATAATCATTATCAAAAAAGGTTGGTGTGTTAATATGGTATATGCACTTGTAGTAGGTACGGTTGCTATATATGTTGGTGTTACAAAGTATGTTTTAAATGGAGTAGGAACAGCAAAATGAATGATATGACATAAAATCCCTTTCATCTGTAAAAAGAATGAAAGGGATTTTTTATTTTTTAATGAGAATATGCTGAAAATTTAGTATGATAGTAAAGTGAAACTGTAATCAGTGTGGAGGTTCACCTCTTACTGATTATTAGCTTGCAAATAGCGGGATAAAGTATATACATCTTGGATAAAGGGGAACAAGGGGATGACAAACATAGTACAGACAAACGGTATGAAAAAACTTGTTTGTTTTTATGAAGAGTGGCAAAAAAACGGCGATGTAGAGAATAGTTTGAAGTTGTTTGAAGTGATTCAAAAATATAAACAAGAGCAGCTTATGCTAGCTTTTTGTGGTCATTTTTCTGCTGGAAAATCGACAATGATGAATCACCTATATAAAGCGCAATTATTACCGACAAGTCCGATTCCGACGAGTGCTAACGTTGTTAAAATTGAAAGGGGATCTGATCGCGTAGTTGTAACGATTAAGTCTGGAGAACAGTATGAATATGACGGCGCATATTCAGCAGAAGAATTAAAACAAATATGTAAAGACGGTGATGAAGTAATTGGTGTTCATATTTATCGAAATGATGCGCCAATTCCTGATGGGGTTATGTTAGTTGATACGCCCGGAATTGATTCTACGGATGATGCCCACCAATTAGCGACAGAATCCACACTGCATCTAGCAGATGTTATTTTCTATATGATGGATTATAACCATGTCCAATCAGAGGTTAACTTACAATTTGTTAAAGAATTGAAACAACGTAATAAAACGGTTTATCTCGTTGTAAACCAAATAGATAAACATAAAGCAAATGAGTTATCGTTTGAAGAGTATAGAGATAGTGTAAAACAGTCTTTTTCTAACTGGGATATTGAAGTAGATGGGATTTTTTATACATCATTGCGAATGATGAACCATCCATACAATGAAATTCAAAGTTTAGAAGCATTAATCTTTTCTATCATGAAAGAAAAAGAGCAGTATGTAAGAAAGGGAATGGAGCGAGAAACAGAATATTTACTGGGGGAACATTTTTCGTTTATTCTTTCTGAAAATGAAAAATATCTCATGAAATATGAAGAAGAATTAACATCACCATTGTCACTTTCAGAGATAGTTGAAAAAAAGGAAGAGTTAACTGAAAATAAAAATCGCGTGGCTAGTAAAGAATCTGATGTGAGAAATGAATTTATAAAAGGTTTACAAGCCATATTAGATAACGCGTATTTAATGCCATTTGAAATGAGAGAATTGGCAAATAAATATTTAGAAACGAAATTAACGAAATTTAAAGTTGGTTTGTTATTTGCGAAAGGCAAGACGGAGCAAGAAAAACAGAGACGTGTAGATGCTTTTTATTCTGCTCTTCAAAAGACTGTTGAAACGCAACTTGATTTTCATGTGAAAGAATTTATTGTAGCCTTCTTAAAAGAAGAAGGGTTATTTACAGAAGAAATAGGGAAAGACATATATGCGTTAGAGATTGCTTTCGGACCGGAAGTGTTGGCTGAAACAATTAAACAAGGGGCTGGATTTACTGGTGATTACTTACTTCTTTATACTGCTGACGTTGCAAATGAGTTAAAGAAAAGATACTTTATAAAATCTCAGCAAATCTTTGGGAAAAGTACGGGTATATTGCAGAAGAAAGTGAAGATAGAGATTGCTCGTATTGAAGAAGAAAATGAAAAATACACGATGTTACAAACAGCCAAAGAAACAAAATTACAATACATTAAGACGTATGAGGAATATGAGAGCTATTTAGGGGATATTTGGAATGAACATGTTTCTATACCAGATGGATTGCAAATAGACGAAATATTACAAAGTAAGAAACAAGTTGTTAGTGAGAAGTTTACACTACAAGAGCAAGAAATTGTAAATGATAACGTAGCGGCTAGTGAAGAAGAGATTAAAGGAACGAAAGTTTTAAATATTCAGCGTATATTAGAGAAAGTGAAGAAAGCTGAAACGATATTAGATCCATTGCCTACACTGAAACATTTACAGCAAGAAGTAGTTGGAAAAAGACAGCGTGTAGAAACGAAGCAATTTACAGTAGCGTTATTTGGAGCTTTTAGTGCTGGAAAATCATCATTTGCTAACGCATTGCTCGGTGAAAAGGTACTTCCTGTATCGCCAAACCCAACGACAGCAACAATAAATCAAATTTTGCCAGTTACAGAAGAGAAACCACATGGAACGGTAATTGTCCAGTTTAAGTCAGAGCAAGCGCTGTTAGAAGATATGAAAGCTGTTTATAAAATGTTTCACTATGAAATTGCCACATTGGAAGAAGCGTTAACGCAAATTGATAAAATTATGAAATATCCTTCACCAAGCGGGAAGCAAAAAACAACATTTAGCTTTTTACGAGCGGTACAAAAAGGATATGAGGCAGTTGCTGATCATTTAGGGGAACAAGTACAAGTTACGTTAGAGGAGTTCTCTGATTATGTAGCCAATGAAGAAAAATCATGCTTTGTTGAGTATATGGAGCTTTATTATGATTGTGCTTTAACAAGGCAAGGAGTAGCTCTTGTAGATACACCAGGGGCGGATTCTATTAACGCGCGCCATACGGATGTTGCATTCCAGTATATTAAAAACGCAGATGCTATTTTATTCGTAACATACTATAATCATGTTTTCTCTCGTGCAGATCGTGAATTTTTAATTCAGCTCGGTCGTGTAAAGGATACATTTGCACTTGATAAAATGTTCTTCTTAATAAATGCTGCCGATTTAGCACAATCCGAAGAAGAACTTGAAATGGTAAAAGGCTATATTGCGGATCAACTCTTGCAATACGGTATTAGAAATCCACGTTTATTTGCAATTTCAAGTTTATGTGCGCTTGAAGAAAAGCAAGGGAAAAGTATTGATAAAGAAAAGTATGGTATTTTACAAAACTCTGGGATTGCTAAGTTTGAAGAATCATTTACGTCCTTTATGATGAGGGATTTAATGCTTGTATCTGTGCATGCTTTATATGGTGCATTGCAAGGAGCGAATCAGCTTCTTGTAAATATGATAAATGGCGCGAAGCAGGGAAATGATGAGAAAGAGAAGCAAACAAAAAAATATGAAGCAGAGCGTGATCAGCTACTTCATATTATTTCATCATATAGTGTACTTGCTGAAGAGCAAGCAATGCAAAATGAAGTGAAAGAATTGCTTTACTATGTACACCAACGTCTATTTTTACGCTATAACGATGTGTTTACTGAATTTATTAATCCGGCTTCGTTACGAACAGATGGAAATGTGAAAATGCAGTTGCAACAATGTGTAATGGAATTAGTTTCATTTATTCAACATGATTTATTGCAAGAAATGCGTGCGACATCATTACGTCTTGAAAAATGGATAGATGAAGCGATGAAGTGTGCAAAGAATGAAATTGTTGTGAATTGCAAAGTGGAAAATGAATCGATTTCTATGGGTGGAGCAGTGGATTATGAATATAAGGTTATTACACATAAAGAGCCGTTTCCTTCAATAGAAATAAAAGATTTTAAAAAGGCACTAGCACATTTTAAAAATGAGAAAAGCTTTTTTGAAAAAAATGATAAAGCTTTTATGCAAGAAGACGCTAAAGGAGTGTTAGAACCTTTCGTATCAAACTATGTAGTTGATGAAGAAGATTTATTCGTACATCATTATAAGCAAGAGTGGGATGCAAAATGGAACCTACTCCAAAAAGTGATGCAGCAAGATGTTGAGAATTATTATGAAAGTATATTATTCGCTTTAGCTGAAACAATTGATGTATCACTATACGAACAAAGTAAAGAAGAGCTACAAAAGCAGTTAGTAGAAATTGAAAAAGAAATTTATATTAAATAGCTGTTATGAAAAAAAGATTCGTTCAATTTTCTTTTGTAGTACAGTATCTAAAGATTTTACAAACCCTGCAAACTCATCAGTAGAAATCATATGGGTAAGAACTAAGCGTCTGCCGTCTGGTGTTTCACCGCATAAGACGAATGAAGAAAACTCATACGTTTTGTTTTCTACTACTAATTTTGGATAGGAATATGTGTCGCTCTTCTTTTTCTTTCCATCAATAGAGATGACGTTGCATTTTTTCTCATTGTTGTCCATGGTGAATCCCTCCTTTCTATTATCTATGGTAGACAAGGGGGGTTTAGAACAATAGAGAAGGAGGAATTTTTATGGATGTTGTATTAGATCGTGTTTCCAAAGATAATGTGCCAAAGTCTTTACTCTTGCTTGCTGATCCAAGCGAGCGACAAATCGCTACATATATACAGAGAGGAATGATATATGTAGCCAAAGTAGAGGGGAAAGTGGTTGGTGTATATGTGCTTTTGGAAACAAGACCAAAGACAATGGAAATTATGAATATTGCGGTTGTAGAACATATGCAAGGAAAAGGTATTGGTAAGGGGTTATTGTTGCATGCAATAGAAAAAGCTAAAGAATATAATATGTGCAAGCTTGAAGTTGGTACAGGTAATTCTAGTATTTCACAACTTGCGTTATATCAAAAATGTGGATTTCGTATTTTTTCTATTGATTTTGATTACTTTTCAAAGCATTATGAAGAAGAGATTATTGAAAATGGAATTGTATGTCGTGATATGATTCGGCTTGCAATGAAATTAAACAAATAAGTATAAATTATTTAGGGGGAAGAGAAGATGGAAGTACATAAAGCAATTACGGCACATTCTCGTAAACAAAATGAGATTGTAAAAATATTTTTACAATTAGATGCGCAACGCGAAGCAGCGATTGAGGCTGCGATCGCACTTGCATCAAATGGAAAACATTTCTCAGTTGATGCAATTAATATGGTAACACAGCAAATTAATGACCTTGCAAAACGCGGCGTTGCACCGCAGCGTAAACTTGTTACAACAGATATGGTTATGGAGTATGTAGGTCGCGTGAACGAGAAAGAAGGGCGTTAAGGATGATTGTTACAGTCGAATGGTTGTGTGAGCATTTAGAAGATGAACATGTCCGTATAGTCGATTGTCGTTTTGATTTAGCGAATCCAAATTGGGGTAAAGAGAAGTATGAGGAAGAACATATTCCCCATGCGTTATATTTTGATTTAAATTTAGATTTATCAAGTTCTGTAATAGAGCATGGTGGTCGCCATCCATTACCAAATATAGAGCAGTTTGCAGACAAGCTTTCACAAGCCGGGATTGATGAACATACGACAGTGATTGCGTATGACAGTCAAGCTGGTGCAAATGCTTCTCGTTTATGGTGGTTATTAAACTATGTAGGACATGAGAAAGTATATATACTAGATGGTGGCTTTCCTGCTTGGAAAGAGAATGGATTACATACAACAACGGAAATTCCTGTTGTTGCACGAAAAACATTCAAAGCAAACATACAAGATAATATGCTTGTAACGATGGAAACGGTCAAAGCGAATATTCATGCAGGTGCAGATATTACGTTAATTGATTCTAGAGAGCCAAAACGTTATGCTGGTGAAGAAGAGCTTGTTGATCCGAAGGCAGGACATATTCCGACAGCAGTAAACTGTTTTTGGAAGGATGGAATTCTAGAATCAGGACAATTTAAAAATGAAGCCCAGCAACAAGAACGTTTCAAAACTCTTTCGAAAGATAAGGAAACAATTGTATATTGTGGCTCTGGTGTTACAGCATGTCCAAATATAGTTGCATTAAAATTAGCTGGTTTTCAAAATGTTAAATTGTATGCAGGTAGCTGGAGTGATTGGATTTCTTATCCAGAAAATCAAATTGCAAAAGAAGAAGATTAATCACTTGCATGCAAAAATAATTTGTATTAAAATAAGGTCACAAGCAAGAGATTGCTTCAAAAATATTATATTTTACACATTGGAAACAATGTGATAATATAACGACAAGTAAATAATACATCCTGCGGTGTGCGTAACTTATTTATGTCTAAAACCGATGTTAGTTTTACGGAAGCTCAATATTTAGTGACCATTATCAAGCCTTCCTTGTGGAGGAAGATATACGGTAACTGTGAGGGCATCCACCTGCGAGTAGCGGGTTTTTGGACATTTACGAGGGACGGCACTTGCGGGGGTCTTATTTCAACTAATATTATATAAAATTCCTACGGTGTACGTAGCTTGTGTATGTCTTAAACCAATAAGTATAATATGGAAGTTCAATATTTAAATGTAGATAGCAGGCCATCTTTTTAAGAAGGAAGTTACAAACATTTGTGAGAACATCCACCTGTGAGAGCAGGTTTATGGACATCTATAGATAACGGCATATGTGGGACTATATAAAAAACCTTACGTTTTATACGTAAGGTTTTTTTGTTGAATAAATATGCTCATGTTATCTCGATTTACCTGTAAAGTTCCCATAATAAATATAGCACTTGCGGTCTTAATCAATTTCTCTTGAATCTAGGGTGAATTCCAAATGTATTCCATCCTGTTGAATATATATAATATCTGAATGGAGAGAGGGTAAGATATCCTCG
Encoded here:
- a CDS encoding GNAT family N-acetyltransferase codes for the protein MDYMFTVMSQAEAEEIAYNWHYEGEYSFYDIEADQEDLVEFLDAHMRGNTTFVVKENDIIIGFFSFCKINNQTVDIGLGMRPDITGNGLGLQFVKAGLDFSKEKYGCNHITLSVATFNERAIKVYKKVGFEAIGTFAQKTNGDSFEFLKMNYICKND
- a CDS encoding type I methionyl aminopeptidase, which codes for MITIKTKNEIDLMHESGKLLASCHREIAKMMKPGITTQEIDTFVEAYLEKHGARSEQKGYNDYPYAICASVNNEMCHGFPTDVPLSEGDIVTIDMVVNLNGALSDSAWTYIVGDISDEAKRLLLVAESALYKGIEQAISGNHVGDIGYAIESYVASEGFSVARDFTGHGIGKEIHEEPAIFHFGKPRQGPELQEGMVITIEPIVNAGMRYSKVDLNGWTARTMDGKLSAQYEHTIAITKDGPIILTTL
- a CDS encoding xanthine phosphoribosyltransferase is translated as MKVLQEKILNEGKVLSGDVLKVDAFLNHQIDPVLMQEIGKEFAKRFKEENITKIVTIESSGIAPAVMAALELGVKVVFARKRKSLTLQDNMYVAKVYSFTKQETNEISLSRNHIDENDHVLIIDDFLANGQAALGLMSLVEQAGASIAGIGIVIEKAFQDGGKKLREQGVRVESLAEIASLDNGTVTFVQQETAEVK
- the pbuX gene encoding xanthine permease PbuX, which gives rise to MKQHPFKIASLGMQHMLAMYAGAIIVPLIVGGGLGLNQKELTYLVSIDLLMCGVATILQALSNRFFGIGLPVVLGCTFTAVGPMIAIGKQYGVSSIYGAIIAAGLFVVIFAKLFGKLVKLFPPVVTGSVVTVIGVTLVPAAINDMAGGVGSKDFGSLENLALAFGVLLFIIIMYRFFDGFIRSISILLGLLFGTIVAAFMGKVSLQAVGEADWFHGIQPFYFGTPTFELTPIITMILVACVGIVEATGVYFALSDICNKKIGEKELTKGYRAEGLAMVLGGIFNAFPYTTYSQNVGLVQLTGVRNRVIIYTCGGMLIVLGFIPKIAAITTIIPKSVLGGAMLAMFGMVMAYGIKMLSSVDFGKQENLLIVACSVGIGLGVTVVPTLFSQLPENIRILTDNGIVLGSASAVLLNIVFNMVPHRKVKVKEEPVSMQSAVREA
- a CDS encoding DUF418 domain-containing protein; this encodes MTQNLTQGERIHSIDIIRGIAVLGIFLVNWPVIAGVDSRDISGIYEGIDSYIRLFYDMFIQTKFYTIFSFLFGLGFYIFMNRAEAKTDRPKTLFVRRLLILLLFGFLHYVLLWDGDILHSYAIAGFFLFLFYKREPRAILIWALVLLSIFQFFMLIASIVVALVPKAELGFSLPIMPLEDWVSQIQNRFHAFYSEGIGLNVFMLPETVGLFLLGLYAGKKDIFRRTKELDPKLKKWQIIMFILTLPMWFFMVRYFLSKPSYEPFYMQAFTMFSGKTLFIFYIFTLMRLLQKEKWQALLRPFQYVGRMALTNYISHTIITLLVFGLFFKNYYPAPLWVGPLFCIGFYTLQIFISRWWLSRYQYGPLEYIWRLGTYGKMMPLKKKSKVS
- a CDS encoding dynamin family protein, which encodes MTNIVQTNGMKKLVCFYEEWQKNGDVENSLKLFEVIQKYKQEQLMLAFCGHFSAGKSTMMNHLYKAQLLPTSPIPTSANVVKIERGSDRVVVTIKSGEQYEYDGAYSAEELKQICKDGDEVIGVHIYRNDAPIPDGVMLVDTPGIDSTDDAHQLATESTLHLADVIFYMMDYNHVQSEVNLQFVKELKQRNKTVYLVVNQIDKHKANELSFEEYRDSVKQSFSNWDIEVDGIFYTSLRMMNHPYNEIQSLEALIFSIMKEKEQYVRKGMERETEYLLGEHFSFILSENEKYLMKYEEELTSPLSLSEIVEKKEELTENKNRVASKESDVRNEFIKGLQAILDNAYLMPFEMRELANKYLETKLTKFKVGLLFAKGKTEQEKQRRVDAFYSALQKTVETQLDFHVKEFIVAFLKEEGLFTEEIGKDIYALEIAFGPEVLAETIKQGAGFTGDYLLLYTADVANELKKRYFIKSQQIFGKSTGILQKKVKIEIARIEEENEKYTMLQTAKETKLQYIKTYEEYESYLGDIWNEHVSIPDGLQIDEILQSKKQVVSEKFTLQEQEIVNDNVAASEEEIKGTKVLNIQRILEKVKKAETILDPLPTLKHLQQEVVGKRQRVETKQFTVALFGAFSAGKSSFANALLGEKVLPVSPNPTTATINQILPVTEEKPHGTVIVQFKSEQALLEDMKAVYKMFHYEIATLEEALTQIDKIMKYPSPSGKQKTTFSFLRAVQKGYEAVADHLGEQVQVTLEEFSDYVANEEKSCFVEYMELYYDCALTRQGVALVDTPGADSINARHTDVAFQYIKNADAILFVTYYNHVFSRADREFLIQLGRVKDTFALDKMFFLINAADLAQSEEELEMVKGYIADQLLQYGIRNPRLFAISSLCALEEKQGKSIDKEKYGILQNSGIAKFEESFTSFMMRDLMLVSVHALYGALQGANQLLVNMINGAKQGNDEKEKQTKKYEAERDQLLHIISSYSVLAEEQAMQNEVKELLYYVHQRLFLRYNDVFTEFINPASLRTDGNVKMQLQQCVMELVSFIQHDLLQEMRATSLRLEKWIDEAMKCAKNEIVVNCKVENESISMGGAVDYEYKVITHKEPFPSIEIKDFKKALAHFKNEKSFFEKNDKAFMQEDAKGVLEPFVSNYVVDEEDLFVHHYKQEWDAKWNLLQKVMQQDVENYYESILFALAETIDVSLYEQSKEELQKQLVEIEKEIYIK
- a CDS encoding DUF3931 domain-containing protein, whose amino-acid sequence is MDNNEKKCNVISIDGKKKKSDTYSYPKLVVENKTYEFSSFVLCGETPDGRRLVLTHMISTDEFAGFVKSLDTVLQKKIERIFFS
- a CDS encoding GNAT family N-acetyltransferase; this encodes MDVVLDRVSKDNVPKSLLLLADPSERQIATYIQRGMIYVAKVEGKVVGVYVLLETRPKTMEIMNIAVVEHMQGKGIGKGLLLHAIEKAKEYNMCKLEVGTGNSSISQLALYQKCGFRIFSIDFDYFSKHYEEEIIENGIVCRDMIRLAMKLNK
- a CDS encoding DUF2533 family protein, yielding MEVHKAITAHSRKQNEIVKIFLQLDAQREAAIEAAIALASNGKHFSVDAINMVTQQINDLAKRGVAPQRKLVTTDMVMEYVGRVNEKEGR